Within the Pseudorasbora parva isolate DD20220531a chromosome 15, ASM2467924v1, whole genome shotgun sequence genome, the region ACATAACCTGATATCAGGGAGATGTGCTTAAAGGGATGGTTGcccctaaaattaaaatgatccaATAATTTACTTGTATACAATTGTAAATGAAATCTTCTCAGCCAAATATAATCAGGgttatattaaaacatgtcCTTTCTAATccaatggcagtgaatggcagtccaaaatttgaagccaaaaAAAGTGTATCCAACTTACGAAGAAAGTGTAACTCCTCACACTGTTCAAAGCCTTTACGCTACGTCCGATGTAATCTTGGTGccagtttttctttttcctgTAAGTTGAATACGAAAGActggtggaagctagatattttactttataactaaaatgttaatattacattttaaatatggatatttttctaacacaaacccattgattcgcttcagaaggcctttattaaatcccctggagctgtgtggattacttttatactAGATGGATATACTATTTTTGGGGGCTTCAAATTTCAGGCTGCCAATATtatgcttggaagagccaggagatttttttaatataactccgattttattcatctgaaagaagaaagtcatatacacctaggatggcttgagggtgagtaaatcatggggtaatttaaatttttgggtgaactatccctttaaaagtggTTATCCAGTTTGTTTAGGTTTTGCCTTTGTTTTTACCAGCTAATGAAATCCAGCAGATGATGAGACATTTTGGGACAGCACAAGACACGACTGTCCTGAGACAAACATTGTGAGTCAAATACAAGCAGCTAGTTCAGTTGCCTTCAATTTATCAtgcataaaataaacaaaaacagttATATTATGTTAATTAAAATATACTTGTTTGTATTTGTCAAAACATACAGACGGGAGAAACAGCAGAATGTCAATCATCTCGCTAAAGTGACAGATAAATACATGAAAGATTTCAGCTCTTTACCTGTGACCACAGAACAGGTACACAATTCATGCTGGCCCACCATATTACCATATTTCAGCACATAGACGTATGCAATAATTCCCATGAAAGTACTAGTATGTTAAGATAGGccttaaacattatttattattatttaacacattagataaacaccaaaaaagaaaattctattataatttactcacctgtgtaacacaaaaaaatatattttgaagaatgttttggTTACCATTGACAGATTGtaatttttgggggaactatcctTTTCTTACACAGCGGCAAAGAAAAATCCAGCGAGAGCGTCTCATCGCTGAATTCTCCAACGCACTGGGCATTTTCCAGAAAGTTCAGCGCGAAGTAGCAAATAAAGAGAAGGAGTTTGTGGAGCGTGTCCGTGCAAGCTCAAGAGTTTCAGTAAGTTTCTTCTTTTACAATTGTAATGAAAGAATTACATGAATAAATTGATATTATCACCCAAAGTAGGTCAAATAGTTTATATAGTACATAGGGGTGTGGACAAGAAATTTAGTAACTTTTTAGACTTTCAGCCAACAGTCCGTGGGCATGATGGCTGAGACTAGGCTACATCTAATTTAGTATGACTGATAATCACAATTTAGTTGCAGTACCATTCCATACTGCAGATGATAGTTTGTTTGAAGCATAAgtgtttgggttttttttgtaataaatggTGGCATATTGGCATGTTGTGATTTTCTCTAAGAATTTTCTCTTCCTGCCCACAGGGTGGTGATCTAGATGATGGCTTTGGAAGAATTGCATCACCCTTTAAAAGGTTAGACATTTTGAGAAGTTTTCTGCGCTGTAAAAGCAAATCCACTTTGCACGCACTTCAAAACAATGAGGACTTGTGCACTAATTGATATGGTAAAACCGACCTaatcattactttttttttacattgtgtttaCGAGTGCTGAGCAAGCCCCTGGAGTCAAAATTCAGATATGTAATGGCCGTATCATTTTTAACACAGCACTATAAGTGTTCAACTAATCACAACAGGCTaagccatctgaccaataagAACAGAGCAGGTGGTCGGAAAGCAGGGGTTTAGAGAGAATGATTTATCAAAAAGTTTCAGACACTGTGAGAAAAGGGGTGATGCtgaaatgtatattatgaggAAATGAAAGTTGACTTGAATCGGAGGCATGTAAACCTATTGTAGGAGATCTCAAAATGAAAACCCTTTGAAATGGTATAATAGGACTTTAAATGCTTTTCCACCATCTTTGCTGACCTGTCACGTTTATgcataacaaataaataaaaatgaacttgAATGTGTGTCTCCAactgttctctgtgtgtgtttttagtgAGATTCAGGCTCAAACTCAGAGTTATGAGGAGAACATCACAGAAGAAGATCTGCAGCTCATTCAGGAGAGAGAATCAGCAATCAGACAGCTGGAGGTGAGACTCACTAGCTGCTTTTCCACTGTCAGGCCGGTGCAGGCCAGGGTTTTCAACAGGCCAAGCTGGGCGAATAGCTTCGTACCTGTAGCACCGAGCCCAAAACCACACTGCGTTtccaccgtcaggctagaaacTCTGCAGTGCTTCATTAAAACTCGGCTGTAATACACATCTCTGGAACCgcccttcggatgagacgttaaactgaggtcctgaggTCATTAAAAATCCAATGGTGTTACCCCGGTGTCatggccaaattccctcgattggcccttactaatcatggcctcctaataatccccatccgaTGAATTGACAGTGGAAATGCGACTGGCCCTGGCATGCACTAGCACACCCGATTTGGGACCGACAGTGGAAACGCGGCTAACCCCAATTCATCAAAGAAATTCTAATCTACGTGACAAGCATTCTGATAatgtaattataaattataaatatgtgTGCAAGGTTTAGACATGTGTAAAACTCTTTCTTGTTTTTCAGTCGGACATCACAAATATTAATGACATCTTCAGAGATCTGGGCATGATGGTGCATGAGCAGGGAGACATGATTGGTGAGATATAACTAGATTTTTACACTTTCAACTGTGTGAGTGGCAACCTTGCAGAACTCTGGCACGATAATAGGATATACGCAAAGGTTGCGAGGGCATTGATAAATGGTTGCTGACCCAAGTTGCCCCCCGAATCTGTATTAGGCCTATATTGCTTTCTTTGAAATAGTGAGCccaaataaacaaatgtttCAAATGTTGTCTTGTGGACACAAGTTTGAAGGCTAAAGCATTAACTAAACAAACTGAACACTGATGTCTAACCAACTTGGCTCACACCAAATACTTTAATGTGCTGATATATTTACTTTAATTGTTAAAAAGTATACTAATAAGCCACAATCGTATGGGCAGTAAATAAGTATCTGCTTCAGTTAGTGTTAGAGGTATTTTGGATTTTAGGAAATTGGAATTTTTATAACAATATTTTGCCTTTTTTCCCCCTGTATAATTGCAATTGTTTAGACTTGGctctgagggtgtgtgtgtgtgtttagtgatGAAACTCTTGGACAGGAAAGTGCAATTAAAGGTGTTAAAGGGAAAAGCAGATGCTGATAATGAAGACCTGCGAGGcttcacacacaccagctcAGTGGGACTGTTTGTTCAAGCGCTAAACTTTTAATGACATGAGCTATTAGCAAGCACCTATTGGTGTTGTTTACATGTGATATTTCATCCAATTTACAACAGTTTGCATCATTGTTTCTGCTGCCCTCCAAAACATTGAGATGCATACCTGAATGATGAAATATTGCTCACTAAGGGATTTTGAATGAAGTTCTGACAATCTGAGGGACTGTGCATTATCCTTaagcaacatttttattttaaacagaaTCATAATTTTTTGATGCAAATAACGGAGTCTGAATATTTGATTAGTTCTCTACAAAACTGTAGGAAAGAAATGCATTTTGTTTAACTCCGAGATGTTTTATCTCCATCCCCTCTTGCAGACAGTATAGAGGCCAATGTATCGAGCTCAGAGATCCATGTGCAGTCAGCAACACAACAGCTGAATAGAGCAGCAAGTTACCAGGTACATCACTCACCCTCACGTTAGCCTAAAGCTGTGTGGCTTTAATTCTTCTGTGGAGTACAAAAGGAGAAATTTAGCCCAAAGAAAGTAGATAGACACTATCAAGCTCCAAAAAGTTCAAAAAAAAAGCACCATGAAAATTGCCTAGATGACTTCTGCACTATATTCCAATTTTTCACAATACCTTCCAATACATTCAATAGCTTTGTTTCAGAAAGCGCATGCAAATTTAAGTTGTAATTTGCACTGATGTGTTTGATATGTTATACTTGTATGGCCTATGCTTATGTTACTTCAAtgcttttacttttttatatttcagcTCAAGTAGATGtcaattttttaatgaaattactattcaataattactacactcctgaacaaaatcttaagaccagggatGCATttcaagttttacacatttcgcacttgtggatcataaccgggttgtaagtgctgcttcaaaatgccaaaagaagatcAAGATCTCCTGattgcttgtgcagctcaacaatcctgccacgttcaaagagagaaagcctttttgcctttgccatcaggagatcttgacagtatgactgcttgaaggacaaatgacatgaaagccatatttttgtgcagattttacctttttatggctatagtcttaaacttttgatcagctgatgaacagcctgtttgagtttaaatgcagttttcaataaattgcctactctctatttttttgtctcttgctcctgtttcttcttttggcattttgaagcagcacttacaacccggttatgatccacaagtgcgaaatgtgtaaaacttgcaatgcatcccctggtcttaagattttgttcaggagtgtatagTTAATTAAATATACTGTTTTTGAAATGCTAAATTGACAACCATTAATATTATACTGATAACTAATTTCTTCTCCTTCCTATAGACGTCATTCCGCAAGAAGATATTCATCTTCATCGCTGTTCTGGTTGCGTTGGCTGTCGTTATTGGTTTGATTATCTGGGCTTCTGTGAAAAAATAAGTGTGTCAACTCAATCTGATGCCCCACAGCATTTGCACTGACATGTTTTTAATGACAGAGGTTAGTCACCAAGATAAAATGCCTTGACGACTTTTTAACTGCAGTTAAGATATTGGCATtggaatatttaataataattcaactatgaacacaacaaaattatttttgctttagtTTTTAAAGCAAACAAATGCAGTGGGTTCCAACATTCCCCAGAGTTTGTACATAGagcttaaaggaatagtttaaAAGGGGTAGTTAAAATAATGTTATCGGTTAAAGGTACAATATGTACGATTTTtcggattaaaatatccaaaaatattgttatatattttgttgacttgagTACTTTGatcatcccaaatgtttccaagaatgtttaaatctagaGAAATAAGCGGATCGTGTCCATGCATCGCCATGGCATCATACCCACGTTCCCTCCATTgccggttttattttgtagaaagcatggaaacaccaaagacgttttaatatattatgtattgtattagacaggtgagcaactgtttggagacATTAATCGACAGAAAACAAATCATTgttatagctcaacacagttagtcttattgtttaaatctaatTTTCTGGAATTAtcgcgagtaccatgttttaccatgcctaatattgaTCTAACTTACTggagtgtgaacaagtgtctcaaagcagctgctgagcgaacgcacagagtagcattataacataactttcaacacactcaaataatgtatctaatatgatgaaACATCgctgcgttaccccacatacgCATGACCATACGTGGAACCGtataataaaagtataatattgtggctttaaacaAGTTAAAGAGatttttcacccaaaaattaaaagtctgtcatcatttactcatcctcaagttccaaacctgtatgagtttctatGTTTTGTTGCACACAAAAGAGGGTATTTTGAAGAATGGTAGTCGACAGTAGCCACTGACTTCCGTAGTATTGTTTTTTCATTCTATAGAAGTCAATGAGGCctatcaactgtctggttaacattcttcaaaataaaatcttttgtgttcaacagaaaaaagataaactgtgagtaaatgtgagtaaatgatgacaacattttcattttggggtgaactatccctttaacttgtTTTCCTTCTAAAAAAGGAAAGCATTCCTCTTAGTAAAATGCACTAAAGATAAGATATCTATGGTTGAAAATGGCACAGGTTAATGTTTTTATCTCTGTCAATCAGTATAAAGCTGCTGCTTTAAAGATTTATAAGACGTCTTGACTTTTAAACTGCTCTCAAacactttatttaaagaaaGACACTGATGATAATACACTGCCTGTCAAAACCTTAGACGCTTGAATCCATTTCTCAACATCTTAAACTTTTTGATCTAAAGGCTTTTGCTTAAATGGTCAAAATGTGTTTTGTCGACAAATAGAAATTGTGTTATACataaatatttatgcaatactaacatttttataaaatgtcTTCCGAGTTTGTGTAGATAGTGAAGGAAAAGCAGCCACAAGTGTCCCTCAAATAGAAATGGCTCTCCCAAATAGTGTTTTAAAAGATTCCCAGGAATCACCTTGTGATGTTGTCCATAGTGAGCAAATCTGGAATCTAGACGACTTAAATATGCCTAAATATAACGTTTTCTTTTGTTGAACATTATGGTCACTAGTGCTACACAATTCCCATACTTCCATGTGTCATTTCATAGGTATGATTACTTTactattaatttaaaatgtataaaacagtCATAAAGAATGAGTAAAcctggctatatatatatatatatatatatatatatatatatatatatatatatatatatatatatatatatatatatatatacaacttctgttttttttacaaattaataATTATACATACTGTATGTGAATCTCAAAATATATGTTCAGTTAATTATATTCCCCTGAAAAGTTTCTCATATCTAGGAGAATGTAAAGATACTGCTGATGGTACTTAAATTAATTCTTACCTCACGTGGTGTTTCCCAATTTCTTTTTATTCTTATTCATCATGAGCCATGTATTTAGTGTCACTGTGCCAAAACATCTTTGTAAAAATATCTGGAAATGAATGCTGCAATGATTTACTATTTACAATGTCACTACATTTTTGTCAGTAGATTTATGTCTCTAtcatattgttttaaataaatgttatatagccTAAAAATAGTACAGTGTTGAACAGGTAGTCACTAAAGGGAGCTAAATCAGGTTTACCCAGGTAAATCGTTATGATAGGAATTAACCACTAGATGGAGACATTATCAAATGTGGAGTTGTGTATTGAGCTTAGCTCTAATGGCAGACGGTTCACCTTTGACCTGCTCACACACAGGGTTACTTTCCATAACATACTCAAATGAGTAACAAATGCAAAATGCTTGCTAAAGAGCTGCTTAATGTAATTTGTGTAGgcaataaataatcttgttgTCATTAGTTAAATttgaaaaatatttcatttattcCACATTTTGCATTGATTTAAGTTATGTAACTAATGTCGAATCAAAAGCTTAAATGCTGCTGTGGGAATAAATAAAGGCAAATACAAGTTTAGTGCTCTAGATGTGTTTCTTTAATTCTGAAATTATAGTGAAACTCAATTTGGGGTCTGAGTAAATGTTAAGTAAGCTAAGGCAGAGATTAATATTCAAAAAGAGCCAATACATGTCCATAATATCTACATAAACTTATTATTACACAGCTTACAGGAATAACTGTATATTTGTGCCACTTTCATGTCTTTTTATATCATTCTGTTCTCTTTCTTCTAAAATTCTTCTCAAATGGCTTTGGATGGAAGTGTCAGATCAGATTAAAATGAATTCCCATCAAACAAGTTGTGTTGTAAAACACTTCCAAACTGCACTGAGTTTGAAATTCAAGATACAATGATACAATAATGAAAAAAGTGACAGAGAGTATGTATAAAAATCTTCCACCTAACTGGGAACCATGCAAACCCTTTACTCTGAGGATCGAATGAGACTCATTCTGCTGGAAATACCATTTTTACCCACAACACACTTGATGTCTCTCCAAAGTACTTGAGTCAGGAATCTCACAGCAGTGAAATAAACTGATGGCTGTCAAGTATATATTTGTGTCTAGAGAGATCTGTAGATCACTATCAGTTTCAATCTCCCAGCTGTATGTTCTTCTCCCTTGATGCTGCTGGTCTTGAAAAGAGTCAACATGTCAAGTGTATAAAAAGGCAGAATAGATTGTGGCATGTCTTTATTTTGGATCCTCCAGGAGTTGACTATGTTTCAGTGAGGAGCCGTTCAGAGCTGTTGGAGAAACAAATAGCATCTTCAAAGATCTTTATCTGTGGTTACGCATGTGACTATATGAAGGAAGTCACAGGGAACAATTCTCTGTTTGGATGTTTCTTTCAAGTACTTAAGAATGAATCTGACAGCAATGAACCAAACGAATGGCTGTCAGGAATATTTCTGTCCAGAGAGATCTGTTTCTTTATCTGTGTATGTGATTCTGTATGTGGCCGCAGCAGCTGTGGCTCTTCTGACCGTGTGTGGAAACCTGCTGGTCATCATCTCTGTTAGTCACTTCAAGCAGCTCCACACACCTGCTAACATCCTCATCCTCTCTTTGGCTGTGTCTGATCTGCTGGTCGGAGTTTTTGTGATGCCACTTCATTTATCTTGGCTCATCGAGTCATGTTGGACTTCTGGCCCAGTGATGTGCTCGGCTTTTAATTTTGTGACTTTTCAAGCGACAAGCGTCTCTGTTCACACTGTGGCTCTGATCGCAGTTGATCGGTTTTTGGCTttacattctccttttttttattcagagaAAATCTCACCCACTGTAATCTGCATAACAACTTTATTTAACTGGCTGTTTTCACTCTTTTATAACTTCACTCTTCTCTTTCTTAATGGAAACTTCACTGATGTTATGTGTCCGGGACAATGTCTTTATATTATTGATGGGGTTTCATCCCTCATTGATCTCCTGGTTGTGTTTCTTATGCCGTGCACGCTCATTATCCTATTATACACACATGTTTTTGTCATTGCTAGGAAACATGTGACTGCTATAAGAGCTCTTCAGGTTCACAACATCAGAGAATCCTCTAAAAACAGAACCAGTGATAAATCAGAGCGAAAAGCTGCATTAGCTCTTGGGATTCTGGTCTTTGTGTTTCTTTTGTGTTTACTGCcatattatattttttctttaacaaATTTCTTAAGAGATTACTCATTTTCTAATATTATTAACAGTGTTTTGATTCTCTTTTACCTTAATTCCTCTATCAATCCGCTTATTTACGCTATTTTATACCCTTGGTTTAAGAAAAGTTTAAAAATAATTCTAACTCTTAAAGTATTTAACACCGACTCCTCTCTAATTAATGTGCTTTCTGTAAGCTCTTAATAAGGAATAGTCAAACGGATGTCTTTCTTTtgctgtttattttgtttttcatcattattgttaaaatgttaatatattatattttgatgaataaatcaaATTATTCAAGAAGCATTAGCTTAttatctgcattgtttatcaaaagtaaagtattttttgtttagtatgttttttttgtgaactTTCTAAATGTAGTCAACCTTTTCAATTTCTTCATGATTTTTGATCATGTAATACAGATGCTTAATTTTAGATTTACAGTGTTTTTACGTACTTTGGCCATCAGCTCTTTCCttctttttaacatttaacttgTTTAATAGtctaattatttttataagtatCTAATgaatgtccatttattgtgggATGAGTGTGTTAGTCTGTCATCCTAATGATGGAACAGATCAGATAAGACATACTGTTTGGCTTTACACAAAGAAGGCAAACACAAAGTTATATGtgcatacataaatatatacagtgaggcaaaaaaaagtatttattcagccaccaattgtgcaagttctcccacttaaaaagatgagagaggcctgtaattttcatcataggtacacttcaactatgagagacagaatgaggaaGAAAAtctagaaaatcacattgtccgATTCTTAAcaattttatttgcaaattatggtggaaaataagtatttggtcacctacaaaaaaag harbors:
- the stx7l gene encoding syntaxin-7 isoform X1, with amino-acid sequence MSGLSGVDANLLAQSISSNIQRITLLTNEIQQMMRHFGTAQDTTVLRQTLREKQQNVNHLAKVTDKYMKDFSSLPVTTEQRQRKIQRERLIAEFSNALGIFQKVQREVANKEKEFVERVRASSRVSGGDLDDGFGRIASPFKSEIQAQTQSYEENITEEDLQLIQERESAIRQLESDITNINDIFRDLGMMVHEQGDMIDSIEANVSSSEIHVQSATQQLNRAASYQTSFRKKIFIFIAVLVALAVVIGLIIWASVKK
- the stx7l gene encoding syntaxin-7 isoform X2; the protein is MSGLSGVDANLLAQSISSNIQRITLLTNEIQQMMRHFGTAQDTTVLRQTLREKQQNVNHLAKVTDKYMKDFSSLPVTTEQRQRKIQRERLIAEFSNALGIFQKVQREVANKEKEFVERVRASSRVSGGDLDDGFGRIASPFKSEIQAQTQSYEENITEEDLQLIQERESAIRQLESDITNINDIFRDLGMMVHEQGDMIVMKLLDRKVQLKVLKGKADADNEDLRGFTHTSSVGLFVQALNF
- the LOC137042045 gene encoding trace amine-associated receptor 13c-like translates to MNLTAMNQTNGCQEYFCPERSVSLSVYVILYVAAAAVALLTVCGNLLVIISVSHFKQLHTPANILILSLAVSDLLVGVFVMPLHLSWLIESCWTSGPVMCSAFNFVTFQATSVSVHTVALIAVDRFLALHSPFFYSEKISPTVICITTLFNWLFSLFYNFTLLFLNGNFTDVMCPGQCLYIIDGVSSLIDLLVVFLMPCTLIILLYTHVFVIARKHVTAIRALQVHNIRESSKNRTSDKSERKAALALGILVFVFLLCLLPYYIFSLTNFLRDYSFSNIINSVLILFYLNSSINPLIYAILYPWFKKSLKIILTLKVFNTDSSLINVLSVSS